One region of Miscanthus floridulus cultivar M001 chromosome 19, ASM1932011v1, whole genome shotgun sequence genomic DNA includes:
- the LOC136525697 gene encoding uncharacterized protein, translating into MVELYCHEQNKARPKLGHEKEKRIGHGKAKSYEELGHEKENDKEEWEKGKSSKAFDDHKENAGKAKKMEASKAKEKATDKEIVSDNENADGKAKKKAATSHGKAKSSKELARDKENAEGKAKKKAAGKDTEKAAGKSKEKAASKYMEKADGKSKEKAAGKAQEKLADKAIVSDNKNADGKAKMKAADKEIVGDKEMLIR; encoded by the exons ATGGTGGAGTTGTATTGTCATGAACAAAACAAGGCTCGCCCTAAACTTGGCCAcgagaaagaaaagagaattggCCATGGGAAAGCAAAGAGTTATGAAGAACTTGGCCATGAGAAAGAAAATGATAAG GAGGAATGGGAGAAAGGAAAGAGTTCTAAAGCATTTGACGATCACAAAGAAAATGCAGGTAAGGCCAAGAAGATGGAAGCTAGTAAGGCCAAGGAGAAGGCAACTGATAAAGAAATTGTCAGTGACAACGAAAATGCTGATGGTAAGGCCAAGAAGAAGGCAGCTACTAGCCATGGGAAAGCAAAGAGTTCTAAAGAACTTGCCCGTGACAAAGAAAATGCTGAAG GTAAGGCCAAGAAGAAGGCAGCTGGTAAGGACACGGAGAAGGCAGCTGGTAAGTCCAAGGAGAAGGCAGCTAGTAAGTACATGGAGAAGGCAGATGGTAAGTCCAAGGAGAAGGCAGCTGGTAAGGCCCAGGAGAAGTTAGCTGATAAAGCAATTGTCAGTGACAACAAAAATGCTGATGGTAAGGCCAAGATGAAGGCAGCTGATAAAGAAATTGTCGGTGACAAAGAAATGCTAATAAGGTGA